The genomic interval GGGAAAAAGGAATTCGCCGGCTGCCTGCCGGCCTGCTCGATCACGGCGGGCTTCGGCGGCGCGGGCGCGTACAGCGACGGCAAGTTCAACATTACGACCGAGTTCGGCGGGTGGCTGACCGATTATTTGCCGGCGTCCCAGGTGCTCGGCCTCATCAAGTACGTAGACGAAGTCAACCTTGCGCACGGCGCGACGCATACGATCACCGATCCGACGACGGACGTCGTCAAGAGCATCGAACAGCGCGCCTATGCCGCCGGACTGAAGCTGCTGCGCGCGCAGGTTCGGCATCTCGGCACCGAGCAGAATCTGGAGATTCTCAAGTCGATCGCCGCTTACCTGTCGGACAAGATCGAGATGCGTTTCAAGACGGAGGTTGCGGACCTGCTGACCGTGAAGGAAGGTGCGGGTCACCGGGTTTCTGGCATTGTGCTGAAGGGCGGCGAAGAGCTCGCGGCGGACACGGTCGTGATCGCTCCGGGCCGGGACGGCTCCGCCTGGCTGACGGAGGTGCTGAAAAAGCGTCGCATCAAAATGCACAGCAACCAGGTCGACGTCGGCGTGCGCGTCGAGACGTCGGACGTGGTCATGCGCGAGATCAACGAGCATCTGTACGAGGGGAAATTCGTATACAACACGTCGGTGGGCACGCGCGTCCGCACGTTCTGCAGCAATCCGTCGGGCCACGTCGTCGTCGAGAACCACAGCGGCGTCATGGCCGCCAACGGCCACGCCTACAAGGATCCCGCCCTGGGTTCGTCCAATACGAACTTCGCGCTGCTCGTCTCGCACAAGTTCACAGAGCCGTTCGACAAGCCGAACGAATACGCGCGCGAGATCTGCGAGCGGGCGAACGATCTGTCCGGCGGAGGCGTCATCGTGCAGAAGTACGGCGACATTTTGCGCGGGCGCCGCTCGACGGCCGCGCGGATCAAGGAGGGCTTCCTGGAGCCGACGCTGAAGGAGGCCGTGCCGGGAGATTTGGGCCTGGTGCTGCCTTACAACACGATGAAGAGCCTGATTGAGATGGTGGAGGCGCTGGATAAGGTCACGCCGGGTCTCGCGTCCGAGCACACCTTGTTCTACGGCGTCGAGGCGAAGTTCTACTCCGCGCGTCCGCAGCTGACCGACCGGCTCGAGACCGAGATATCCGGCTTGTACTGCGGCGGCGACGGCGCCGGCATCACGCGGGGGCTGGCGCAAGCCGGCGCGGCGGGCGTGTGGATCGCGCGCGCCGTTGCCGATCGTCTTAAGAAAGACGGCGGGAAAGAAGAGAATGCGGCGGCGGTTCTGTAAATGATACGGGAGCCTTCGCAGGTTCGGCTAGCCGGTCAGAGCAGCGTCACGAGCGTCAAGCCCGACAGAAGCGCGGATACGATCAGCAGGACGACAATCGGGCGCACGGCGTGCCGGAGTGCGCGAACATTCACGTTAAGACCCATGCCGGCCATTGCGACCGTCAGCAGAACGGTTGTCAGCGTCGAAGCGCCGGCGGTCGCGCGGGGAGGGAGCGGCCATCCGGCGGCGGTTAGGCCCGAACCGAGCAGGCTCATGACCAGGAAGCCGATTAAAAACCAGGGGAACGAAGCTGCGGCGCCCGCCGCGGCTTCTTTTTCGCTCGCCGGCAGACGCCGGACGAGGCGGCTGTTGCGCCAGTGAAGCGCCAGGCAGACCGGCACCAGCAGAAACACGCGGGCGAGCTTTGCCAGCATGCCGCTCTCGAGCGCATCTGACCCGCCTGCCGATGCGGCCATGGCGACATGCGCGATCTCGTGCAGCGTCAAGCCGGTCCACAGGCCGTAGGCGGTCCCGCTCAGCGGCAGGACGTCCGCCAGCAGCATTGAGGCGATCGCGGCTGCCGTGCCAACGATCGCGATCAATCCCGCCGCGGTTGCGGTGCGATCTTCCCTGGCCGCGACCAGCGGTGACACGGCGGCGATCGCGGCCGCGCCGCAAATACCCGTGCCTACCGCCAGGAGCAGCGTAAGTTGCCTGTCGGCCTTCAGCAAGCGGCCCAGCGCGAGCCCGGCTGCCATCGAGAAGGCCAGCGTACCGACGCTTCTCGCCAGGAGCGGCAAGCCCTGGTGAAGCACGGCGTCCAGCGGCAGCTTTAAGCCGAACAAAACAATCGCAGCGCGAAGCAGCTTGGTCGTGCCGAAGCGCACGCCGGGTGCCCATGCCTGCGAATAGCCGAACAGCTGGCGGAAAGCGACCGCTGCCAGCAGCGTACAGGCCATCGGTCCGAACAGGCCAAAGCCGGGGATGCGCGCGAGCTGCCAGCCGAGCAGGGCCAACGCGGCAGCGAGCGCCAGACCCGGCGCGTATCCGGCGAGACGCGTCATGCGCGTGCGCAGGGGGTACCCGGACCGCTGTAATGGTCGTATTGGAGCGATGTTCATGCGGGCCATCTCCTCGTCGTCTCTCGTCTCTTGCTCGAGCTATTTTTGTTAGTGCAAGCATAGCTCGCTTTATTCTATAAGTGAAATGAATTATTCTTATGATAATAATAAGCGGTGACTTATAGAAGAGGGGGGGGGTGAATCGCATGGACATTGCGCTGCAGGTATTCGTCGTCGCTGCCGAGATGA from Cohnella hashimotonis carries:
- a CDS encoding NAD(P)/FAD-dependent oxidoreductase — translated: MTNTYDVIVVGAGPAGIFACYELYRKSPHLKVLLLDKGHEIHRRRCPILEEKIQLCPPAAGKKEFAGCLPACSITAGFGGAGAYSDGKFNITTEFGGWLTDYLPASQVLGLIKYVDEVNLAHGATHTITDPTTDVVKSIEQRAYAAGLKLLRAQVRHLGTEQNLEILKSIAAYLSDKIEMRFKTEVADLLTVKEGAGHRVSGIVLKGGEELAADTVVIAPGRDGSAWLTEVLKKRRIKMHSNQVDVGVRVETSDVVMREINEHLYEGKFVYNTSVGTRVRTFCSNPSGHVVVENHSGVMAANGHAYKDPALGSSNTNFALLVSHKFTEPFDKPNEYAREICERANDLSGGGVIVQKYGDILRGRRSTAARIKEGFLEPTLKEAVPGDLGLVLPYNTMKSLIEMVEALDKVTPGLASEHTLFYGVEAKFYSARPQLTDRLETEISGLYCGGDGAGITRGLAQAGAAGVWIARAVADRLKKDGGKEENAAAVL
- a CDS encoding YeiH family protein, whose amino-acid sequence is MNIAPIRPLQRSGYPLRTRMTRLAGYAPGLALAAALALLGWQLARIPGFGLFGPMACTLLAAVAFRQLFGYSQAWAPGVRFGTTKLLRAAIVLFGLKLPLDAVLHQGLPLLARSVGTLAFSMAAGLALGRLLKADRQLTLLLAVGTGICGAAAIAAVSPLVAAREDRTATAAGLIAIVGTAAAIASMLLADVLPLSGTAYGLWTGLTLHEIAHVAMAASAGGSDALESGMLAKLARVFLLVPVCLALHWRNSRLVRRLPASEKEAAAGAAASFPWFLIGFLVMSLLGSGLTAAGWPLPPRATAGASTLTTVLLTVAMAGMGLNVNVRALRHAVRPIVVLLIVSALLSGLTLVTLL